The following proteins are encoded in a genomic region of Tachysurus fulvidraco isolate hzauxx_2018 chromosome 22, HZAU_PFXX_2.0, whole genome shotgun sequence:
- the LOC113640585 gene encoding enhancer of polycomb homolog 1-like, with amino-acid sequence MLNRLEKGSGQQLVTLQGAKLLLKQEDELIMEVFEYWSKKRKSCQSGSLIPSVKQEKRDGSSTNDPYVAFRRRTEKMQTRKNPKNDEVSYGKMLKLRRDLSRAVTILEMIKRREKSKRELLHLTLEIVEKRNCIADFGGEVLAEVLAQQALGKTIIPLIPITTSSQYRHTEHDSDYKNKSLWRDPPMERASVPDLYRSIQLHQSGLTDRSACQRQVDKKEVVRQKKYEKKPKTMLLSGHPIPPTVSNKALNQYDFPSSEEEQCSQLFSGSSEVSIEPDGVFAFRRRSGCHYQSVCGEQDSWPWSDPVEAGLGDARYHYSLTTLTLPHRCVGLARRRVGRGGRILLYRAYCDRNAVYHELGLGCPIPSFIHQSVSTSCHTIIRTSASVPSFSYSSTYSSDLSQVLHNIKTCRWRRFKAWTALTHDLNNLRPCSAQKRSCGPNGPARNQANIRPAVPPATPVFTAEQYHDHQEQLALMKREQLEQVHQQYRVNARTPASTLDSLSAQFAASALVTSEQLMAMKCKEEGILGVGIKGVISASDDLEIFCTTTSSSNHHVGTVSPAPAQMLLAGAIKVGVPSPGAALSVRHLQRKLTVPSSDLKLAANVSRQLPKVTTGSTSLEMGTRENHNQVKPTLNSITENTVAMEVT; translated from the exons TTGGTGACTTTGCAAGGGGCAAAACTCCTTCTCAAGCAGGAAGATGAGTTAATCATGGAGGTGTTTGAGTATtggagcaagaaaagaaaatcatgtCAAAGTGGCTCTCTAATTCCATCTGTAAAACAGGAGAAGCGAGATGGTTCAAGCACCAATGACCCCTATGTTGCTTTCAGGCGTAGGACTGAAAAAATGCAGACCAGGAAG AATCCAAAAAATGATGAGGTTTCATATGGGAAGATGTTAAAGTTGAGAAGAGATCTAAGTAGAGCCGTTACCATACTGGAAATGATAAAGAGACGAgagaagagcaagagagaatTGTTGCACCTCACACTGGAGATCGTGGAGAAGAG GAATTGTATAGCTGATTTTGGGGGTGAGGTTTTGGCAGAGGTTCTGGCACAGCAGGCATTAGGGAAGACCATTATTCCCCTAATCCCCATCACCACCAGCAGCcagtacagacatacagaaCATGACAGTGACTACAAGAACAAG TCACtgtggagagatccacctatggaaagggcatccgttcctgacctctacagaagcatccaattgcaccaatctggcttgacagacaggagcgcgtgccaaaggcag gtggacaAGAAAGAAGTGGTACGTCAGAAGAAGTATGAGAAAAAGCCGAAAACTATGCTGCTATCTGGTCACCCTATCCCTCCTACAGTCAGCAATAAAGCCCTTAACCAGTATGATTTCCCTAGCTCGGAGGAAGAGCAATGCTCACAG CTATTTTCTGGCTCGTCAGAAGTAAGCATTGAACCTGATGGTGTGTTTGCATTTAGACGCAGGTCTGGCTGCCACTATCAATCC GTGTGTGGAGAGCAGGATTCATGGCCATGGTCGGATCCTGTTGAGGCTGGTTTGGGAGATGCTCGCTACCATTACTCTCTCACCACACTCACCTTACCTCATCGATGTGTGGGTTTAGCACGACGAAGAGTTGGAAGAGGGGGCAG GATTCTCTTGTACCGGGCTTATTGTGACAGGAACGCTGTGTATCATGAGTTGGGCTTAGGTTGTCCCATCCCCTCATTTATCCACCAGTCTGTTAGTACCAGTTGTCATACCATTATCCGGACCTCTGCCTCGGTTCCTTCCTTCTCCTACTCTTCTACATACTCATCAGACCTCTCACAAGTCCTCCATAATATTAAGACCTGTCGCTGGAGGCGTTTCAAAGCTTGGACAGCCCTGACCCATGACCTCAATAACCTCCGACCCTGCTCAGCACAGAAGCGGAGCTGTGGCCCCAATGGTCCAGCCAGAAATCAAGCCAACATCAGACCAGCTGTTCCTCCAGCCACACCTG tgtttacaGCTGAGCAGTATCATGACCATCAGGAGCAACTAGCCTTGATGAAAAGAGAGCAGCTGGAGCAGGTACATCAACAGTACCGAGTCAATGCCAGGACACCGGCGAGT ACCTTAGACTCTTTAAGTGCACAGTTTGCTGCCTCTGCACTGGTGACTTCGGAACAGCTGATGGCAATGAAGTGTAAAGAGGAAGGTATTCTGGGTGTTGGAATCAAAGGAGTTATATCAGCTtcag ACGATTTAGAAATCTTTTGTACTACAACTTCCTCATCTAATCACCATGTTGGCACAGTCAGCCCTGCCCCTGCACAGATGCTGTTAGCTGGGGCAATAAAAGTGGGTGTGCCATCACCAGGTGCAGCATTAAGTGTACGGCATCTTCAGCGTAAGCTCACAGTTCCATCTTCTGACCTAAAATTGGCTGCGAATGTCAGCAGGCAGCTCCCTAAAGTCACGACAGGCTCCACTTCACTTGAAATGGGCACTAG